Proteins encoded in a region of the Triplophysa rosa linkage group LG6, Trosa_1v2, whole genome shotgun sequence genome:
- the cmklr2 gene encoding chemerin-like receptor 2 isoform X1, whose amino-acid sequence MMMTEEDMDYDNGTYEYTEYEYVEESKAGGYSQREALHIISVIIYSLAFTLGVIGNGTVIWVTAFKSKRTVNSVWLQNLAVADFVFVLFLPFSIDYVLRDFHWLFGKTVCKLNSFVCTMNMYASVLFLTILSLDRYISMVHVTWSEKFRTVRRAWCVCAMIWIASCGLSTPTLIFRDTIQHNGKVVCFNNFHDESGHMVKVRHIAMVSLRTAVGFLLPFATITVSGVLLALKMRGSDSVRFSSFTRTVSAVILAFFICWVPFHTFSLMELSMHHTTYLHSVLMVGFPLATSLAFFNSCVNPILYVLLTKKVRKLVRRSCLNFTKSSLRELSQSVSATEMDSVLGSCSQEEPIANSSV is encoded by the exons at GATGATGACTGAAGAAGACATGGATTACGATAACGGCACGTACGAGTACACGGAATATGAATATGTAGAGGAGTCCAAGGCAGGAGGGTACAGTCAGCGAGAAGCTCTTCACATCATATCGGTCATCATCTACAGTCTGGCCTTCACGCTGGGCGTCATCGGGAACGGCACGGTGATCTGGGTGACCGCCTTCAAAAGCAAAAGAACCGTCAACAGTGTCTGGCTGCAGAATCTGGCCGTGGCCGACTTCGTGTTCGTGCTTTTCCTGCCGTTCTCCATCGACTATGTGCTGCGGGATTTCCACTGGCTCTTCGGGAAGACCGTGTGCAAACTGAACTCCTTCGTCTGCACCATGAACATGTACGCCAGCGTGCTTTTTCTCACCATCCTCAGTTTGGATCGCTACATCTCAATGGTCCACGTGACATGGTCGGAAAAGTTCCGCACCGTCCGCCGGGCCTGGTGCGTGTGCGCCATGATTTGGATCGCGTCGTGCGGTTTGAGCACTCCCACGCTGATATTCCGGGATACGATCCAGCATAACGGCAAAGTGGTGTGTTTTAATAATTTTCACGACGAGAGCGGGCACATGGTGAAAGTAAGACACATCGCCATGGTGTCGTTGAGGACGGCGGTGGGTTTCCTTCTTCCGTTCGCCACCATCACCGTCAGCGGAGTGCTGCTGGCCCTGAAGATGCGTGGGTCGGATTCGGTGCGTTTCTCCAGCTTCACCAGAACCGTCTCTGCCGTCATTCTTGCCTTTTTCATCTGTTGGGTCCCGTTTCACACTTTCAGCCTGATGGAACTGAGCATGCACCACACCACCTACCTTCACTCGGTTCTTATGGTGGGCTTTCCTCTGGCCACCAGCTTGGCTTTCTTCAACAGTTGCGTGAACCCCATCCTTTACGTGCTGCTAACCAAGAAAGTTCGAAAACTGGTGAGGCGGTCGTGTCTGAACTTCACAAAGAGCTCGCTGAGAGAACTGAGTCAGTCTGTGTCCGCTACTGAGATGGATTCAGTGCTGGGCAGCTGTTCTCAAGAAGAACCCATCGCAAACTCTTCTGTCTGA
- the cmklr2 gene encoding chemerin-like receptor 2 isoform X2, translated as MMTEEDMDYDNGTYEYTEYEYVEESKAGGYSQREALHIISVIIYSLAFTLGVIGNGTVIWVTAFKSKRTVNSVWLQNLAVADFVFVLFLPFSIDYVLRDFHWLFGKTVCKLNSFVCTMNMYASVLFLTILSLDRYISMVHVTWSEKFRTVRRAWCVCAMIWIASCGLSTPTLIFRDTIQHNGKVVCFNNFHDESGHMVKVRHIAMVSLRTAVGFLLPFATITVSGVLLALKMRGSDSVRFSSFTRTVSAVILAFFICWVPFHTFSLMELSMHHTTYLHSVLMVGFPLATSLAFFNSCVNPILYVLLTKKVRKLVRRSCLNFTKSSLRELSQSVSATEMDSVLGSCSQEEPIANSSV; from the coding sequence ATGATGACTGAAGAAGACATGGATTACGATAACGGCACGTACGAGTACACGGAATATGAATATGTAGAGGAGTCCAAGGCAGGAGGGTACAGTCAGCGAGAAGCTCTTCACATCATATCGGTCATCATCTACAGTCTGGCCTTCACGCTGGGCGTCATCGGGAACGGCACGGTGATCTGGGTGACCGCCTTCAAAAGCAAAAGAACCGTCAACAGTGTCTGGCTGCAGAATCTGGCCGTGGCCGACTTCGTGTTCGTGCTTTTCCTGCCGTTCTCCATCGACTATGTGCTGCGGGATTTCCACTGGCTCTTCGGGAAGACCGTGTGCAAACTGAACTCCTTCGTCTGCACCATGAACATGTACGCCAGCGTGCTTTTTCTCACCATCCTCAGTTTGGATCGCTACATCTCAATGGTCCACGTGACATGGTCGGAAAAGTTCCGCACCGTCCGCCGGGCCTGGTGCGTGTGCGCCATGATTTGGATCGCGTCGTGCGGTTTGAGCACTCCCACGCTGATATTCCGGGATACGATCCAGCATAACGGCAAAGTGGTGTGTTTTAATAATTTTCACGACGAGAGCGGGCACATGGTGAAAGTAAGACACATCGCCATGGTGTCGTTGAGGACGGCGGTGGGTTTCCTTCTTCCGTTCGCCACCATCACCGTCAGCGGAGTGCTGCTGGCCCTGAAGATGCGTGGGTCGGATTCGGTGCGTTTCTCCAGCTTCACCAGAACCGTCTCTGCCGTCATTCTTGCCTTTTTCATCTGTTGGGTCCCGTTTCACACTTTCAGCCTGATGGAACTGAGCATGCACCACACCACCTACCTTCACTCGGTTCTTATGGTGGGCTTTCCTCTGGCCACCAGCTTGGCTTTCTTCAACAGTTGCGTGAACCCCATCCTTTACGTGCTGCTAACCAAGAAAGTTCGAAAACTGGTGAGGCGGTCGTGTCTGAACTTCACAAAGAGCTCGCTGAGAGAACTGAGTCAGTCTGTGTCCGCTACTGAGATGGATTCAGTGCTGGGCAGCTGTTCTCAAGAAGAACCCATCGCAAACTCTTCTGTCTGA